Part of the Parcubacteria group bacterium genome, GCTTTCAAGGAAGATATCGTCGGGTACGAATACGGATTGGAAGAACTCCTTGAGCTACGTCCCGTTGAGTTTAGTTGGAATGCGTTAGCACAAAGCAAGGGATATAAGGGCGGTGTGCGCGTCAACGGTTTTATCGCTCAGGAAGTGGAGACGGTCTTGCCATCCTGGATTAGCACTAACATAGAAGACGGTGGGTACAAAAAGATTGACGGTGCGGGGGATCTTCCACTTCTGCTCACCAAATCAGTTCAGGAAATTGCCGCCCGTATTAGTCTCACCTCCGCCCCCACCACAACCCCCTCCCTCTACATCGACTCGGAAGGTCGCCTCGGGGTGGGCACCACAACCCCCGCCTATACCCTCCATGTCATAGGAGATGTGGCGGCAGAAAGTTTTGTAAACATTTCAACCAAAGAGGCGAAAAAGGACATTTCGTACCTGGGGCATCTCCAGAAAGAATCGCTCTATGAAAAACTCAAAGACTTGGGGGTTGCAACATACTACTACGAACACGAAGATGCAAGCGATGACCCCGAACGTCTTGGGTTGATTGCTGAAGAAGCGCCTGAAGAGGTACTCGCAAAAGGGGGCAAGGGTGTAGACCTCTATAAACTTGTTACCGCTCTTCTAGCGGCATTCCAGACGCTTGCAGAGAAGGTGGAGAAGCTTGAAGATGCGGCCGTCACCGGTGTTGCGGCAGTAACTAATTCCTTTAGCGAATTATTCGCGAGCAAGTTGACCATAACCAACCTCTTGTGCTTGGGAGACACCTGTATCGGCGAATCGGAACTGCAGTCACTCCTCACTAATGCGGGGTTAATCGCGACATCAACAACTCCAGTAGTTGAAACCCCAGACGATGAAGAAGCGCCCGATACTGAAGCGCCGACGATAACTATTACCGGAGCGAACCCCGCGGAAATTGAGCTTAATGCCGCATATTCCGACAATGGTGCGACAGTCGCAGACAACGTAAACGGCAATCTCGGATATACAACATACGTTAATGGCATCCTAATGACGCCAGTCCAACTTGATACAGCAACAACAACCACACATCTTATCGATTACGTGGCTACTGACAGCGCGGGAAACACTGCCACATCAACACGAACAGTGAATATTGTCGCGCCGCAAAATTAGGGCGTTAGGACTTGAGAATTTTTGGTCCGTTTGGAGTATCGTCTATCCTATAGCCCATCTCCTCAACTTCCTTACGGAGCATGTCTGCTTTGGCAAAATCGTTCTGGGCACGTGCTTCTTCGCGCTCTTCTGCAAGATTCTTCACTTCTGATGGAATGTCTTCTTTTTTGAGTGTGTCAAAACCTAGTCCAAGAACCCGGTCAAAATCGAGCAGTATCGCCCGCTTTTCTCCGCCACTTAGAGCACGATCACGTACAACATCCCAGAGCTCAGCGAGGGCGAGGGGAGTATTCAAATCATCATTGAGCGCCTTGAGAAAATGTTCTTTTGGCTCTTCTCCTGCTTCTGGCCCATCGTTGGCGAGAGCAAGAAACTGATCGTGCAGTTTGTTGAGTGCGTTTTGCGACGCCTCAAGTGCTTCCCAGGTGAAGTTGATCTGCGTACGGTAATGCGCCTGGAGAAGGAAGTAGCGATACGCAAGAGGGGAGAAGCCACGCTTCACGACGTCCTCAAGAGTAAAAAAGTTGCCTTTTGACTTTGACATCTTCTCGCTATTAACCAGGACATGCTCGTTGTGGAGCCAGTAGTGCGCCAAGGGCCTGCCTGTTGCGGCTTCTGACTGCGCGATTTCGTTGTTGTGGTGAACTGTTATGTGGTCGACGCCTCCGGTGTGAATGTCGAACTCTTCTCCCAAATACTTCATCGACATCGCTGAGCACTCTATATGCCATCCTGGGAAACCCTTGCCCCACGGGCTTTCCCAACCGAGGTTTTTGTTAAATTTCCACAGAGCAAAGTCTCGCGGGTTCTTCTTTTCGGCATTCATTCCGATGCGCGAGTGGTCCTGGTCCGCCACCCCGCCAAGCTTGCCGTAGTCAGGGTATTTCCCTGTATCAAAGTAGACTCCGTCGGAGGTGATATAGGCGAGACCCTTGGCTTCTAAACGTTGGATGAGTTCGATCTGTTGTGGGACAAACTCACTCGCTCTCGGCAAGGCATCTGGCTTCTTGATATTGAGGGAAGCGGTATCTGCTTCAAAAATACGGATGTAGCGATCTGCCAAGGAGTGCATATTCTCAAGCGTTGGAGCCATGCCCTCGCGTTTAAGACCAGCTGTCATCTTGTCTTCTCCTTCATCGGCGTCGGAAGTCAGATGTCCAACATCGGTGATGTTCATAACCTGCACTACCTTGAAATCGTTGTATTCAAAAACACGACGAGTGATATCTGCAAAGAGAAAGGAGCGCAGGTTCCCAATATGCGCCTTGTCGTATACTGTCGGCCCACAGTGGTACATTGAAACCTCCCCCTGTCTAAGTGGCTTAAACTCTTCTGTTTCTCGAGTGAGAGTATTATGGAGATGAATCATGCAAAAGTCAGATACTGTATACTAAATTAGTATAACGCGGCGTGGAATTGACCACAACAGATGTGTTTGCGATAATGTAACTACATGCAACTCCCCAATAAGACGCTTTCATTTGCCTTTTTCTCACTCCTCATTATAGGAGCTTCGTTTCTTGCTGGGACATATGTCGGCTACGAGAACAGGGCCGCAATTCTAAAAGTAAGCGGGCTTATTAACAAAGAGACGCCGGTCACAAGCGACGAGATGGTTGTTGACTTTTCTCCGTTTTGGGAAACGTGGAACGCAGTAAACGAAAAGTATGTCCCGGCAACAAATAGCACGACATCCCCGGGAGAGGTGACGGCACAAG contains:
- a CDS encoding cysteine--tRNA ligase, encoding MIHLHNTLTRETEEFKPLRQGEVSMYHCGPTVYDKAHIGNLRSFLFADITRRVFEYNDFKVVQVMNITDVGHLTSDADEGEDKMTAGLKREGMAPTLENMHSLADRYIRIFEADTASLNIKKPDALPRASEFVPQQIELIQRLEAKGLAYITSDGVYFDTGKYPDYGKLGGVADQDHSRIGMNAEKKNPRDFALWKFNKNLGWESPWGKGFPGWHIECSAMSMKYLGEEFDIHTGGVDHITVHHNNEIAQSEAATGRPLAHYWLHNEHVLVNSEKMSKSKGNFFTLEDVVKRGFSPLAYRYFLLQAHYRTQINFTWEALEASQNALNKLHDQFLALANDGPEAGEEPKEHFLKALNDDLNTPLALAELWDVVRDRALSGGEKRAILLDFDRVLGLGFDTLKKEDIPSEVKNLAEEREEARAQNDFAKADMLRKEVEEMGYRIDDTPNGPKILKS